The following coding sequences lie in one Changpingibacter yushuensis genomic window:
- the cydC gene encoding thiol reductant ABC exporter subunit CydC, producing MTKVDTRAVRRAIKLLQMDKAGFFWSVMAGAAGLGCSVGLAAVSAWLIARASQMPPVLDLAVATTAVRALGIGKAVFRYVNRIASHRVALYGMSSLRTSVYDSLADSDTDVVTSIRRGDLLARTGKDIDTVGDLVVRALMPAAVALAVSMLSVGIVGALSPMIGALLLVCLLLSGLVGPLFAVRGASMAESAQIVDRAELSAQSLAMLESASELRISGRLNSMEAATAATERRIFKNRDSAARPTALAAAIDLGAMGIAVIGALLIGSQQVAAGTLTGVELAVVVLTPLAAFEATQVMAMAAVQLVRSSGAAARILDLIDTAEAKHALPATPPDHEETGLVVDELVIGWPDAPSIAGPLTINIQRGQTLAIVGPSGIGKSTLLYTLAGMLHPHSGSVRIDGKEISRLTRTEVSNVLTLTAEDAHVFETTVLENIRVARGDVSEEEATELLGRVGLSQWLSELPQGINTMLGENAANISGGERRRLLMARALASRADFLLLDEPGEHLDGETADRLIRDLLALGGDRTVILVTHRLTPLDVADRVVVLSEKDGETVVAAAGTHEELMATVPEYRWSTRRES from the coding sequence ATGACAAAGGTTGATACACGCGCCGTTCGCCGGGCGATCAAGCTCCTTCAGATGGACAAAGCTGGTTTCTTCTGGTCGGTGATGGCGGGTGCCGCGGGCCTCGGATGTTCTGTAGGGCTGGCGGCGGTATCCGCTTGGCTCATCGCCCGCGCATCGCAGATGCCACCAGTGCTGGACCTTGCGGTCGCCACTACAGCGGTGCGTGCGCTGGGTATAGGAAAGGCCGTGTTCCGATACGTGAATCGCATCGCCTCCCACCGGGTGGCACTCTACGGCATGTCCAGCTTGCGCACTTCTGTATATGATTCGCTCGCTGATTCAGACACTGACGTAGTCACATCCATTCGCCGCGGTGACCTCCTTGCCCGCACAGGGAAGGATATCGATACCGTGGGAGACTTGGTGGTTAGAGCTCTCATGCCAGCTGCGGTGGCGCTGGCGGTCTCCATGCTTTCTGTGGGGATTGTGGGCGCGCTCTCCCCCATGATCGGGGCGCTATTGCTCGTGTGCCTGCTTCTTTCCGGGCTGGTTGGGCCTCTCTTTGCCGTGCGAGGCGCCAGCATGGCCGAGTCCGCACAGATTGTGGACCGAGCCGAGCTTTCTGCCCAGTCACTTGCGATGCTCGAATCCGCATCTGAGCTTCGCATCTCCGGACGTCTCAACTCCATGGAAGCGGCCACCGCGGCAACCGAACGCAGAATCTTCAAGAATCGCGACTCAGCCGCCCGACCCACGGCGCTGGCCGCCGCTATCGACCTCGGAGCCATGGGCATCGCGGTCATCGGCGCACTTCTCATTGGCAGCCAACAAGTGGCAGCGGGAACCCTAACCGGCGTGGAGCTCGCCGTAGTGGTCCTTACCCCGCTCGCCGCATTTGAAGCCACTCAAGTCATGGCAATGGCAGCTGTTCAACTTGTTCGCTCCTCGGGAGCTGCTGCCCGGATCCTTGATCTGATTGACACCGCCGAGGCCAAGCACGCCCTTCCCGCAACACCACCTGACCATGAAGAGACCGGCCTTGTTGTGGATGAACTGGTCATAGGGTGGCCAGACGCTCCGAGCATCGCGGGCCCACTGACGATCAACATTCAACGCGGCCAAACTCTTGCCATCGTTGGACCCTCAGGTATCGGCAAGTCCACGCTGCTCTACACCTTGGCTGGAATGCTCCATCCTCATAGTGGATCGGTACGAATTGACGGCAAGGAGATCTCGCGCCTGACGCGCACGGAAGTCTCAAACGTCCTCACCCTTACGGCCGAGGACGCTCATGTGTTTGAGACTACCGTTCTGGAGAACATCCGAGTGGCGCGCGGAGACGTTTCGGAGGAGGAAGCCACAGAACTTCTAGGGAGAGTCGGGCTATCCCAATGGCTCTCCGAGCTTCCGCAAGGTATCAACACCATGCTAGGTGAGAATGCAGCCAACATCTCCGGCGGTGAACGCCGCCGCCTGCTTATGGCACGTGCTCTTGCCTCTCGAGCAGATTTTCTTCTGCTCGACGAACCAGGTGAGCATCTTGATGGAGAGACCGCTGATAGGCTGATCCGGGATCTTCTTGCTTTGGGCGGTGATCGCACCGTCATCCTCGTGACCCATCGGCTCACACCTCTGGACGTGGCCGATCGCGTCGTCGTCCTATCCGAAAAGGACGGCGAAACGGTTGTGGCAGCAGCCGGAACTCACGAGGAACTGATGGCGACAGTTCCCGAGTACCGTTGGTCCACTCGCCGCGAATCCTAG
- a CDS encoding glycoside hydrolase family 3 C-terminal domain-containing protein, giving the protein MAEHKATDLTLEEKAALTSGADFWTTEAIERADVPSVMVTDGPYGLRKQAGASDNLGLSESVPATCFPPAVALGSSLDPELAEQVGVALGEECRAEDVAVLLGPAINIKRSPLCGRNFEYYSEDPLVSGELGSAFVRGVQSQGVGTSLKHFAANNQEQDRMRISSEVDARTLREIYLRGFERVVRESQPWTVMCSYNKINGVYASEDPWLLTTVLRDEWGFEGLVVSDWGAVNDRVVGLPAGLDLEMPSSGGRTDAQLVAAVKDGSLDESFLDIAAQRVLDLVDRAQLRPALAEPWSVDAHHALAREVARRCLVLLKNEGGLLPLQPSTRVAVIGEFARTPRFQGGGSSHINPTRVDSALDAIRELADDGRVSFAPGFTLDGSGDSEALTAEAVAAASTAEVAVVFLGLPDFEESEGYDRTHINLPAAQLELLKAVVAANPNTVVVLSNGAVVALPFRDSVPAILEGWLLGQAGGGATADVLYGVANPSGRLTETIPLRLQDNPSYGNFPGELGKVRYGEGGLVGYRWYDAKDIEVAFPFGHGLSYTTFEYAHPTARILANGNLEVGVRVTNTGKVAGREIVQVYTGFAGSSVVERAPRELRKFVSVQLDAGESRQVQVEIARNDLAYWDVRVDGWIVEGGTYRVEVGASSRDIRGSAEVSIDGDVLNIPITRETAISELVAHPVAGKIVSDALALLGGAPAEDGGEADASALGAESLVKLMGSLPVGRLIGFSGGQLTDEMLDHMIEAANAAIA; this is encoded by the coding sequence ATGGCTGAGCATAAAGCTACCGATCTAACTCTCGAAGAAAAGGCTGCGCTGACAAGTGGCGCTGACTTCTGGACAACAGAGGCTATCGAACGCGCGGATGTTCCCTCCGTGATGGTGACCGATGGTCCGTATGGCCTGCGTAAGCAAGCAGGCGCTTCCGACAATCTCGGACTTTCAGAGTCCGTACCAGCTACGTGTTTCCCGCCTGCCGTAGCTCTCGGATCCTCACTTGACCCCGAACTTGCCGAACAAGTAGGTGTGGCTCTTGGTGAGGAGTGCCGGGCAGAAGATGTGGCCGTGCTTCTCGGACCGGCTATCAACATTAAGCGTTCACCACTGTGTGGACGGAACTTCGAGTACTACTCCGAGGATCCGCTTGTCTCTGGTGAGTTGGGTTCTGCATTCGTACGTGGAGTTCAGTCTCAGGGCGTTGGCACCTCCCTCAAGCACTTCGCTGCCAACAATCAAGAGCAGGACCGCATGAGGATTTCCTCTGAGGTTGACGCTCGCACGCTGCGCGAAATCTACCTGCGCGGATTCGAACGCGTGGTTCGTGAATCCCAGCCTTGGACGGTCATGTGCTCGTACAACAAGATCAATGGCGTGTACGCTTCCGAGGATCCCTGGCTCCTGACAACCGTTCTGCGCGACGAATGGGGATTTGAGGGCCTCGTGGTGTCTGATTGGGGCGCAGTCAATGACCGCGTGGTGGGCTTGCCTGCCGGTCTTGATCTTGAAATGCCATCCAGTGGCGGCCGCACCGACGCACAGTTGGTTGCCGCGGTCAAGGATGGCAGCTTGGATGAGTCCTTCCTCGATATTGCTGCACAGCGAGTGCTTGATCTGGTTGATCGTGCTCAACTGCGCCCCGCACTAGCGGAACCGTGGAGTGTTGATGCGCATCACGCCCTCGCCCGTGAAGTAGCCCGGCGTTGCCTCGTGCTGTTGAAGAACGAAGGCGGCCTGCTGCCACTGCAGCCCTCCACCCGCGTTGCCGTGATCGGAGAGTTCGCCCGCACGCCACGGTTCCAAGGCGGTGGATCTTCGCATATCAACCCCACACGAGTAGACAGTGCACTCGATGCAATCCGTGAGTTGGCCGACGACGGGCGAGTCTCCTTTGCTCCTGGCTTCACGCTGGACGGATCGGGTGATTCCGAGGCTCTCACCGCTGAGGCGGTTGCGGCCGCCAGCACTGCCGAGGTTGCTGTAGTGTTCTTGGGACTTCCAGACTTTGAGGAATCCGAAGGATACGACCGCACGCACATCAATCTGCCAGCTGCTCAATTGGAGCTCCTCAAGGCCGTTGTAGCTGCGAACCCAAACACTGTGGTTGTGTTGTCAAACGGCGCTGTTGTGGCACTGCCGTTCCGCGATTCTGTGCCCGCAATCCTCGAAGGTTGGCTGCTGGGCCAAGCTGGTGGAGGTGCGACTGCAGACGTCCTCTACGGAGTGGCAAATCCGTCTGGTCGCCTAACTGAAACAATTCCGTTGCGCCTTCAGGACAACCCGTCTTATGGCAACTTCCCCGGAGAGCTCGGAAAGGTGCGTTACGGCGAAGGCGGTCTGGTTGGCTACCGCTGGTACGATGCCAAGGATATTGAGGTCGCCTTCCCCTTTGGGCACGGCCTTTCATACACCACGTTTGAATATGCTCATCCTACGGCTCGCATCCTTGCGAACGGCAACCTCGAAGTGGGAGTCCGCGTTACCAACACCGGCAAGGTGGCTGGACGTGAGATCGTTCAGGTCTACACCGGCTTCGCTGGTTCCTCAGTTGTAGAGCGCGCACCGCGCGAACTGCGTAAGTTTGTCTCTGTGCAGCTTGATGCGGGGGAGTCCCGTCAGGTGCAGGTGGAGATCGCCCGCAACGACCTAGCGTATTGGGATGTCCGCGTTGATGGGTGGATCGTCGAAGGCGGTACGTACCGCGTGGAGGTTGGCGCCTCGAGCCGCGATATCCGTGGTTCGGCTGAGGTATCCATCGACGGCGACGTACTGAACATTCCCATCACCCGTGAGACCGCCATCAGCGAGCTCGTAGCACACCCAGTGGCTGGCAAGATCGTGAGCGACGCATTGGCGCTGCTGGGGGGCGCACCAGCGGAAGACGGTGGGGAAGCAGATGCTTCGGCCTTGGGCGCTGAATCGCTCGTCAAGCTCATGGGATCTCTACCAGTGGGACGTCTGATTGGATTCTCTGGTGGTCAGCTCACTGACGAAATGCTGGATCACATGATCGAAGCAGCGAATGCCGCAATTGCGTAA
- a CDS encoding cytochrome ubiquinol oxidase subunit I: MEALELARWQFGITTVYHFILVPLTIGLATLVAIMQTAAYRTGNPKWQKVTDFFGKILLINFALGVATGIVQEFQFGMNWSEYSRYVGDIFGAPLAFEALLAFFLESTFLGLWIFGKGRLSPKVHTLTIWLFALGSAVSAFFILAANSFMQYPEGAIVNPETGRAELDGMGGFLKVLFSTTSLLTFAHTISAAFLISGTLVAALSIWWMARSVRISGNEEEARTYWKPAARIGLVSVLIASIGLIGSGHIMGQHVVEIQPAKAAAMMGVCESGEAHELTLIMDTRSCDGAQLVLPIPGVESFMATNHFSGEASFLQGLDDVNAELQEKYADVFGPDQDYRPNLTVTFYSFRIMVGIGFLFFGLSLLGFWYLRGSRINRSEKVGLFANFMIPIPFIASSTGWLLTEMGRQPWVVNPGQNDVMLLTNLGVSGNVSAFSIVLSMGLFTLLYTALGVVWFLLIRRYALEGINTKKKVVEYDSNVDAPMSFVY, from the coding sequence GTGGAAGCCCTCGAGCTCGCACGGTGGCAATTCGGTATTACCACGGTCTACCACTTCATATTGGTGCCGTTGACAATCGGACTCGCTACGCTCGTCGCGATTATGCAAACAGCCGCATATCGGACTGGAAACCCCAAATGGCAGAAGGTCACAGATTTCTTCGGAAAGATCCTTCTCATCAACTTCGCCCTCGGCGTCGCAACCGGCATCGTCCAGGAGTTCCAGTTTGGCATGAACTGGTCGGAGTACTCGCGCTACGTCGGCGATATCTTCGGGGCTCCGCTCGCGTTTGAAGCCCTCTTGGCCTTCTTCTTGGAGTCCACGTTCCTCGGACTGTGGATATTCGGAAAGGGCCGTCTCTCTCCAAAGGTTCACACGCTCACAATCTGGCTCTTCGCACTTGGTTCCGCGGTCTCGGCATTCTTCATTCTGGCTGCCAATTCGTTCATGCAGTACCCAGAGGGTGCAATCGTGAATCCAGAAACCGGCCGCGCAGAACTGGACGGCATGGGCGGATTCCTGAAGGTTCTGTTTAGTACCACTTCTCTCCTGACATTTGCCCACACAATCTCCGCTGCTTTCCTCATTTCGGGAACTCTGGTAGCTGCCCTCTCCATTTGGTGGATGGCACGTTCGGTTCGCATTTCTGGAAATGAGGAGGAAGCGCGTACTTACTGGAAGCCAGCTGCACGCATTGGCTTAGTATCAGTGCTCATTGCTTCGATTGGCCTTATCGGCTCCGGGCACATCATGGGGCAACATGTTGTCGAAATTCAGCCGGCCAAGGCAGCCGCAATGATGGGAGTCTGTGAGTCTGGCGAAGCTCATGAGCTGACGCTCATCATGGACACACGCTCGTGCGATGGCGCTCAGCTGGTTCTGCCCATTCCTGGTGTTGAATCCTTTATGGCTACCAATCACTTCTCTGGGGAGGCCTCCTTCCTCCAGGGGTTGGATGACGTTAATGCCGAACTTCAGGAAAAGTACGCTGACGTCTTCGGACCGGATCAGGATTACCGTCCAAATCTGACTGTGACGTTCTATTCGTTCCGCATCATGGTTGGCATTGGTTTCTTGTTCTTTGGTCTCTCGCTTTTGGGTTTCTGGTACTTGCGGGGATCTCGGATCAACCGATCTGAGAAGGTCGGCCTATTTGCGAACTTCATGATTCCGATTCCATTCATTGCTTCCTCTACCGGCTGGTTGCTCACGGAAATGGGACGTCAGCCGTGGGTGGTAAATCCGGGCCAGAACGATGTGATGCTGCTGACCAACCTCGGAGTGTCTGGCAACGTATCTGCGTTCTCAATCGTCCTCTCCATGGGGTTGTTTACTCTCTTGTACACGGCCCTGGGCGTTGTGTGGTTCTTATTGATCCGCCGCTACGCACTCGAAGGTATCAACACTAAGAAAAAGGTCGTCGAGTACGACTCCAACGTCGATGCTCCAATGAGCTTCGTCTACTGA
- the cydD gene encoding thiol reductant ABC exporter subunit CydD: MKPLDRRLLTYAKDARNYIILLVATGLLSAVLVIAQSLLIAGTVAPVIDGDKTFAEVAHLIAFLAGVFALRLVITYVQEAFGHRAALKVIADLRTKVLRHAGDVGERWLSRGHTSSTVTLVTDALDDLEPYFVNFLPQLILTATVTPISLIVILSLDWLSAIAIIVCIPLIPIFMILIGRMTQSYSESRLASMQKLGQQLLDLLAGLTTLKALGREQGPRKRVKDLGDDYAEKTMQTLYVAFLSGAALEFLATLSTALVAVEVGLRLVAGHIGLYAGLAIIMLTPEVFRPLREVGSQFHASADGVAASSQVFDILDEEVPVVSGTTPAPDLTTSTIEISELNVRAPGRATIAPCGLSGTIEPGKITALAGPSGSGKSTTASVLLKLLEPSSGAITAAGIPLDSIDQESWWRQVTWVPQRPVIVPGTLRENIGAELGPELAQASQLTGFADVVAALANGWDTFVGQGGVGLSVGQRQRLALTRALVEARPLVVLDEPSAHLDAVSEQYVSQTVQALRDQGHTVLVIAHRAAILDVADHVITVSADHTEVTK; the protein is encoded by the coding sequence GTGAAACCACTTGATCGCCGCCTGCTGACCTACGCCAAAGATGCTCGCAACTACATCATTCTTCTAGTTGCCACGGGATTGCTTTCCGCCGTCTTGGTCATCGCGCAGTCTCTTCTCATTGCAGGCACGGTTGCCCCAGTGATCGATGGAGATAAGACATTCGCTGAAGTCGCGCACCTAATCGCGTTTCTCGCCGGTGTGTTTGCACTGCGTTTGGTGATCACCTACGTACAGGAGGCCTTCGGCCATCGGGCCGCGCTTAAGGTCATTGCAGACCTACGCACCAAGGTGCTTCGGCACGCCGGCGACGTCGGCGAACGTTGGCTGTCGCGCGGCCACACCTCCTCCACCGTTACCTTAGTTACAGACGCGTTGGACGATCTGGAACCCTACTTCGTCAACTTCTTGCCTCAGCTGATTCTCACGGCCACAGTCACACCCATCAGTCTGATTGTCATCCTCAGCCTCGACTGGCTGAGCGCGATCGCAATCATCGTGTGCATTCCACTCATTCCGATCTTCATGATTCTCATTGGCCGCATGACCCAGAGCTACTCTGAATCCCGATTGGCTTCGATGCAGAAGCTTGGTCAACAACTGCTTGACCTGTTGGCGGGCCTCACTACTCTCAAAGCGCTGGGCCGCGAGCAAGGACCGCGCAAACGAGTTAAGGATCTTGGTGACGATTACGCCGAAAAGACCATGCAGACCCTGTACGTGGCTTTCCTTTCCGGCGCGGCACTGGAGTTTCTCGCAACACTCTCCACTGCTCTTGTGGCCGTAGAAGTGGGCCTCCGCCTCGTTGCTGGCCACATCGGCCTCTACGCTGGACTCGCCATCATCATGCTCACGCCTGAGGTATTCAGACCATTGCGCGAGGTCGGCTCACAGTTCCATGCCTCTGCTGACGGCGTTGCCGCATCCTCGCAAGTCTTCGATATCTTGGATGAGGAAGTCCCTGTGGTTTCTGGAACTACACCAGCCCCCGACCTCACCACCAGCACGATCGAAATCTCCGAGCTCAACGTCCGCGCACCCGGACGCGCCACGATCGCACCGTGCGGTTTGTCTGGAACAATTGAGCCCGGAAAAATCACTGCACTTGCTGGGCCCTCAGGTTCGGGAAAGTCCACCACTGCCTCAGTGCTGCTCAAACTGCTCGAACCTTCCTCGGGAGCCATCACGGCAGCAGGTATCCCACTTGATTCCATCGACCAAGAATCTTGGTGGAGACAGGTGACGTGGGTGCCACAACGCCCGGTCATCGTCCCAGGCACACTCCGTGAGAACATCGGCGCAGAACTCGGCCCCGAACTCGCGCAGGCATCACAACTGACCGGATTCGCCGACGTCGTCGCCGCGCTTGCGAACGGTTGGGATACGTTCGTTGGTCAAGGCGGAGTTGGACTTTCTGTCGGTCAGCGCCAACGGCTCGCACTTACTCGGGCGCTCGTAGAAGCACGTCCTTTGGTGGTGCTCGATGAACCGTCAGCTCACCTAGACGCCGTCAGTGAGCAGTATGTCTCACAGACAGTTCAGGCTTTGCGCGATCAAGGCCACACAGTACTGGTCATCGCCCACCGCGCAGCGATCTTGGATGTGGCGGACCATGTCATCACAGTCTCTGCGGACCACACGGAGGTGACCAAATGA
- the cydB gene encoding cytochrome d ubiquinol oxidase subunit II encodes MDLSFIQLLWFILIGVLWTGYLTLEGFGFGVGMLLKILPRNEKERRATLNALGPHWDGNEVWVLTAGGATFAAFPGWYATMFSGMYLALVAILLCLIVRIAALEWRKTINTDAWRTFWDWAHTVATWVVSILWGVAFANLVQGMKIEVGSTVDGVFTAIPASEVSTGLTAGQVHVLTGGFFSLLTPFTILGGLVTLSLFLAHGALFIAIKTSGDLSVRAKSVAKKILPVTIVIVAAWAVWAELAYSSNPGVSLVPLVLAAIALVLAYVFVLQGSEVKAFISSFVGIALAVVFIWCAVFPDAMKSSIDPAYSLSLAQASATAPTQTIMTIAAVIFVPIVLGYTIWAYKVFARRIDATEIPDEGVGLHPKKIRVFDAV; translated from the coding sequence ATGGATCTGTCATTTATTCAGCTTCTCTGGTTCATTCTGATCGGAGTCCTGTGGACCGGCTACCTCACACTTGAGGGATTCGGATTCGGCGTTGGCATGCTCTTGAAGATTCTTCCCCGAAATGAGAAGGAACGCCGGGCAACGCTCAACGCGCTCGGACCGCACTGGGACGGAAATGAGGTGTGGGTCCTCACCGCTGGCGGTGCAACATTTGCCGCATTCCCGGGGTGGTACGCCACCATGTTCTCCGGGATGTATCTGGCCTTGGTCGCAATCCTCCTCTGCCTCATTGTGAGAATCGCTGCGCTTGAATGGCGCAAGACCATCAACACCGACGCGTGGCGGACCTTCTGGGACTGGGCACACACCGTGGCCACATGGGTGGTTTCCATCCTGTGGGGCGTTGCATTCGCCAACCTTGTCCAGGGAATGAAGATTGAAGTGGGTTCCACCGTTGACGGTGTGTTCACAGCGATTCCCGCTTCCGAGGTGTCAACAGGTTTGACCGCGGGCCAGGTCCACGTGCTGACCGGCGGCTTCTTCTCCCTTCTCACACCATTCACCATCCTTGGTGGCTTGGTCACTCTGAGCTTGTTCCTCGCTCATGGAGCACTCTTCATCGCTATCAAGACCTCTGGCGACCTGAGTGTTCGCGCGAAGTCCGTAGCTAAGAAGATCCTTCCCGTGACCATCGTTATTGTCGCGGCATGGGCAGTTTGGGCAGAACTCGCCTACTCGAGTAACCCCGGTGTTTCACTTGTACCTCTGGTGCTGGCAGCCATCGCTCTGGTGCTGGCCTACGTGTTTGTGCTTCAGGGCAGCGAAGTCAAAGCATTCATCTCCAGCTTTGTCGGAATCGCCTTGGCAGTTGTCTTCATCTGGTGCGCAGTGTTCCCTGACGCCATGAAGTCCTCGATTGATCCGGCATATTCGCTCAGCTTGGCGCAAGCTTCGGCCACCGCCCCAACTCAAACCATCATGACGATCGCAGCGGTCATCTTCGTACCGATCGTGCTTGGCTACACCATCTGGGCTTACAAGGTATTTGCCCGACGCATTGATGCAACCGAGATCCCCGATGAGGGTGTCGGACTTCATCCAAAGAAAATCCGCGTCTTCGACGCGGTCTGA
- a CDS encoding GAF domain-containing protein produces MTETTTSDLTTIISHALDLTTRLDRQSVLQTFVDSSVELTGAKYGALAVLGSSGETLEFVYTGMPHHLAERIGNPPAGHGVFGDLPNDTYLIVNDLEHYINRYPWPKHHPHMTSFLGVPMRIHSRVYGRLYLADKEDGFQDSDGRNMELLSQAAAIAVENSRLYAESNSRAMWIAASRAITTALLEGTDEEEALELIAREMRRVARADISLIVLPSIGNSWACEFAEGEGAQRLIGLDFPPGGRAQTVIREGTGLIVDSMTRQSHLLVPELAEFGAALYAPMLSKGKPLGVIVLLRQINGPEFDLADLSMAENVARQAALALELASARQTQTLAEQLEDRAQISRDLHDLAIQQLFASGMELSAVRGDLATEDAVPDTVLDRLDTAIDSIDSSVTQIRQIIYSLRDPSATVPLVTRLRHEITLAHTSLGFTPTLKISNLGEIITSGAHTEIDDELGSDIADDVAAVVRECLSNTARHANATEAHVEVRIENQRVEVRVTDDGQGVNPELSRRSGLSNLAARARRHHGTFSIRPGAHSTGTRVEWMAFVD; encoded by the coding sequence ATGACGGAGACAACCACTTCAGATCTGACGACGATCATCTCCCACGCATTGGATCTCACCACGCGTTTGGACCGGCAGTCGGTGTTGCAGACTTTTGTGGATTCCAGTGTGGAGCTAACGGGAGCCAAGTATGGTGCTCTGGCGGTACTCGGCTCCAGTGGCGAGACCCTCGAGTTCGTCTACACCGGCATGCCTCACCACCTCGCAGAAAGGATCGGCAACCCACCCGCCGGTCACGGGGTGTTCGGTGATCTTCCCAATGACACCTACCTCATCGTCAATGACCTTGAGCACTACATCAACCGGTACCCCTGGCCCAAGCACCATCCGCATATGACGAGCTTTCTTGGTGTTCCGATGCGCATACATTCTCGCGTGTATGGGCGGCTTTACCTTGCGGATAAGGAAGACGGCTTCCAGGATTCGGATGGGCGCAACATGGAGCTGTTGAGCCAAGCTGCCGCGATCGCAGTGGAGAACTCACGTTTGTACGCCGAATCGAACTCGCGCGCTATGTGGATCGCTGCTTCTCGCGCCATCACTACTGCTCTTCTCGAGGGAACAGACGAAGAAGAGGCACTTGAGCTCATTGCGCGCGAAATGCGCCGAGTAGCTCGGGCAGATATCTCTCTTATCGTGCTGCCATCCATCGGAAATAGCTGGGCATGCGAATTTGCCGAAGGCGAGGGCGCCCAACGCCTCATCGGTTTGGACTTCCCACCAGGCGGGCGAGCACAAACGGTCATCCGGGAAGGTACGGGTCTGATCGTAGATTCTATGACCCGCCAATCCCACCTCTTGGTTCCTGAACTGGCTGAGTTCGGTGCGGCGCTGTACGCTCCTATGCTTTCAAAAGGCAAGCCCCTCGGTGTGATCGTATTACTGCGCCAGATTAATGGGCCAGAGTTCGATTTAGCCGACCTTTCAATGGCCGAGAACGTTGCACGCCAAGCAGCTCTTGCACTCGAACTAGCCAGTGCACGCCAGACCCAGACGCTCGCTGAGCAGCTAGAGGACCGTGCCCAGATCTCACGCGATCTCCACGACCTAGCCATTCAACAGCTCTTCGCATCCGGCATGGAGCTTTCAGCCGTGCGTGGGGATTTGGCCACTGAAGACGCCGTTCCAGATACGGTTCTTGACCGCCTCGATACTGCGATTGATTCCATCGATTCCTCGGTTACCCAAATTCGGCAGATCATTTACTCGCTGCGAGACCCTTCGGCAACCGTTCCACTTGTCACGCGCCTGCGCCACGAGATCACGCTGGCACACACCTCGCTCGGTTTTACCCCAACGCTCAAGATCTCAAACCTCGGAGAGATCATCACCTCCGGTGCGCACACAGAGATCGATGACGAACTGGGTTCCGATATTGCCGACGACGTCGCTGCCGTTGTGCGAGAGTGCCTATCCAACACCGCACGGCATGCGAATGCTACTGAGGCTCATGTGGAAGTACGGATCGAGAATCAACGAGTTGAGGTTCGAGTCACCGACGACGGCCAAGGCGTTAATCCTGAGCTCTCACGCCGATCCGGCCTCTCCAATTTGGCTGCGCGCGCCAGGCGCCATCACGGAACGTTCTCCATCCGGCCCGGTGCACACAGCACAGGAACACGGGTGGAATGGATGGCCTTTGTTGACTAG